One window of Roseofilum reptotaenium CS-1145 genomic DNA carries:
- a CDS encoding TM2 domain-containing protein — protein MNKVSTTYLLWLLGMFGANGIHRLYNGKIATGILWCCTFGLFGIGQFIDLIFIPGMVDEYNLKYRLKHGLSPTGVPLSPQTIPCEVVEVTEKQAPEPTKVKLVKAAAARGGEISVTQAVVDTGLDFDEVENLLLEMLKKGYVTVDNHPQTGVVLYRFEEL, from the coding sequence ATGAATAAGGTTAGCACAACCTATCTACTCTGGCTCCTCGGCATGTTTGGAGCCAATGGTATTCATCGCCTGTATAATGGTAAAATCGCTACAGGTATTCTCTGGTGCTGTACATTCGGCCTGTTTGGGATTGGTCAATTTATTGACTTGATTTTTATTCCCGGTATGGTTGATGAATATAACCTCAAATATCGGCTCAAACATGGGTTATCTCCAACCGGTGTACCGTTGAGTCCTCAGACGATTCCCTGTGAAGTGGTAGAGGTGACTGAAAAACAAGCGCCAGAACCCACTAAGGTGAAATTAGTTAAAGCGGCTGCTGCACGAGGAGGAGAGATTTCTGTAACTCAAGCAGTGGTGGATACGGGTTTAGATTTTGATGAGGTGGAAAACCTGTTACTGGAGATGTTGAAAAAGGGTTATGTGACGGTGGATAATCATCCTCAAACGGGGGTCGTTTTGTATCGCTTTGAGGAACTTTAA
- a CDS encoding PIN domain-containing protein produces the protein MPIIMLDNVAIFEQAAVIYANFQSRGLMIQTEDILIAATGIVKGLTVVSRDEDLRRIQELNLENWLS, from the coding sequence GTGCCGATCATCATGTTAGATAATGTGGCGATTTTTGAACAGGCAGCCGTAATTTATGCCAATTTTCAAAGTCGTGGGTTAATGATCCAAACTGAGGATATTTTGATCGCAGCCACAGGCATCGTTAAGGGGTTAACAGTAGTATCGCGAGATGAAGATTTGAGACGGATTCAAGAGTTGAACTTGGAGAATTGGCTAAGTTGA
- a CDS encoding Fic family protein, producing the protein MKIEENLRVASSRLHDKFIQKLIVFNQEPEFSLTALIENYVIMNYPVKLEQINQLKSWLDEFRPFDWAIVTELKKLYDVQFTYNSNAIEGNTLTQSETELVLTKGITIGGKTLDEHLEVIGHKEAIDYIETLAQVDTEINEWEIKQIHNLILRKINPNEAGSYRTLDVMAAGTNYRYPPHYLLSQLMRDFVIWLNSDSALNLHPVEYATQAHYRFVSIHPFRDGNGRTARLLMNLLLLRAGYPIVVIHNQIRNDYINALVYGQHNQDDLSQLFDLICDATIRSLVEFLQVLVTAGASQNKGQIFYQQITDFMDRMSESLD; encoded by the coding sequence ATGAAAATCGAAGAAAATTTACGGGTTGCTTCTTCTAGACTACACGATAAATTTATACAAAAACTCATCGTTTTCAATCAAGAACCTGAGTTTTCATTAACTGCTTTAATTGAGAACTATGTAATCATGAATTATCCGGTTAAATTAGAGCAAATCAACCAACTCAAATCTTGGTTAGATGAATTTAGACCCTTTGACTGGGCGATCGTGACGGAACTGAAAAAACTCTATGATGTTCAGTTTACCTATAACTCAAATGCCATTGAAGGGAATACGCTAACCCAAAGTGAAACTGAGTTGGTTTTAACGAAGGGAATTACGATTGGGGGTAAGACACTTGATGAGCATTTGGAAGTGATTGGGCATAAAGAAGCGATCGACTATATTGAAACGTTAGCCCAGGTGGATACGGAAATTAATGAATGGGAAATCAAACAAATCCACAATCTAATTCTGCGAAAAATAAACCCCAATGAAGCGGGGAGTTATCGCACTCTAGATGTGATGGCAGCAGGAACAAATTATCGTTATCCTCCCCATTATTTACTGTCTCAACTGATGAGAGATTTTGTGATTTGGCTCAATTCAGACTCAGCTTTAAACCTTCATCCTGTGGAATATGCAACCCAGGCACATTATCGCTTTGTTTCTATCCATCCTTTTCGGGATGGCAATGGACGAACAGCTAGATTATTGATGAATTTACTATTACTTCGTGCAGGATACCCCATTGTTGTCATTCATAATCAAATCCGCAATGATTATATTAATGCTCTGGTGTATGGACAACACAATCAAGATGATTTGAGTCAGCTTTTTGACTTGATTTGTGATGCGACGATTCGCTCACTGGTGGAATTTTTGCAGGTGTTGGTTACGGCAGGTGCGAGTCAAAATAAGGGGCAAATTTTTTATCAGCAAATTACTGATTTTATGGATCGGATGAGTGAATCTCTAGACTAA